One window from the genome of Alphaproteobacteria bacterium CG11_big_fil_rev_8_21_14_0_20_39_49 encodes:
- a CDS encoding murein transglycosylase, with product MRIGNLVSLSFLLCFLCSCSLFGDKLTLKESSFEEISGWQDDNHNDALVSFLQSCKKFESLPEDRPAHDSGVAGTYGDWKKVCRNAVSGQYPDPKRFFESNFRPYLAKNWWNTKGTFTGYYEIELNGSRTRHGSYLYPLYSRPFDLEEGKKYYSRKQIEKGALHGKRYEIAWVDDPIRAFFLHIQGSGRIKMDDGSVMRVGYNGKNGHKYVSIGRYLIDKGYIDKEEMSAQAIKKWLYLNPDKMEKVLNENPSYVFFRELGHDGGPIGGQGVPLTPMRSLAIDKRFVPYGAPVWVDVRLKGESEREFKSLLIAQDTGGAIKGPVRGDLFFGYGDVAEHLAGYQNNVGSYFILLPKNL from the coding sequence ATGCGTATAGGTAATTTAGTTTCCCTTTCATTTTTGTTGTGTTTTTTATGTTCATGCAGCCTTTTCGGGGATAAGCTCACCCTAAAGGAATCAAGTTTTGAGGAGATTTCCGGCTGGCAGGACGATAACCATAACGACGCTTTAGTATCTTTTTTACAATCATGCAAAAAGTTCGAATCACTGCCTGAAGACAGACCCGCACATGATAGTGGCGTAGCAGGCACATACGGCGACTGGAAAAAAGTCTGCCGTAATGCCGTTTCAGGACAATACCCCGACCCGAAGCGTTTTTTTGAATCTAATTTCAGACCTTATCTTGCAAAGAACTGGTGGAACACGAAAGGTACTTTTACAGGATATTATGAAATTGAGCTAAACGGCAGCAGAACCCGTCACGGCTCTTATCTGTATCCTCTTTATTCCAGACCGTTTGACCTTGAAGAGGGAAAAAAATATTACAGCAGAAAGCAGATAGAAAAAGGTGCATTACATGGCAAGAGGTATGAAATTGCATGGGTTGACGACCCTATAAGGGCTTTTTTCCTGCACATTCAGGGTTCGGGACGGATAAAGATGGACGACGGCTCGGTAATGAGGGTAGGCTATAACGGCAAGAACGGGCATAAATACGTTTCTATCGGTCGCTACCTGATAGATAAGGGCTATATTGATAAAGAAGAAATGTCGGCTCAGGCAATAAAAAAATGGCTATATCTGAACCCTGATAAAATGGAAAAAGTGCTGAATGAAAATCCTTCATATGTATTTTTCCGTGAACTTGGTCACGACGGAGGACCCATCGGCGGTCAGGGAGTGCCTTTAACGCCTATGCGTTCGCTGGCAATAGATAAGCGTTTCGTACCATATGGCGCACCCGTTTGGGTTGATGTGCGTCTAAAAGGAGAGAGTGAAAGAGAATTCAAAAGCCTGCTTATAGCTCAGGATACGGGTGGGGCGATAAAAGGTCCTGTGCGGGGCGACCTGTTTTTCGGATATGGCGATGTGGCAGAACACCTTGCAGGCTATCAAAATAACGTAGGCAGCTATTTTATATTACTGCCGAAGAATTTATAA
- a CDS encoding glutathione synthase codes for MSLKIAVQMDDIASININSDTTFVLALEAQKRGYELLYYQPQQMFLQNGEVFANVQNLSLHRREKDYFELSNRQTLALKDMDVLLMRQDPPYDMNYLTYTYMLDKICGEVMVVNNPMQVRNCPEKIFVTDFAEFMPPTLISADISSIENFEKEHKKIVLKPLYAHGGRDVFKIENNLKEIADKLIDKYKTPIIAQKFIENVHKGDKRIILIDGEFAGAVNRIPEQGSILSNFVQGGHGEKTELTAREKQICESLKPELKKRRLILTGIDVIDGYLTEINVTSPTGIQAINRIENVCLESIFWDAVERIL; via the coding sequence ATGTCCCTTAAAATAGCGGTGCAGATGGACGATATCGCATCTATAAATATAAATAGCGATACAACCTTTGTTTTAGCGTTAGAAGCCCAAAAAAGAGGGTATGAGCTGCTTTATTATCAACCACAACAAATGTTTTTACAAAACGGTGAGGTTTTTGCTAACGTTCAAAATCTTTCATTGCACAGGCGGGAAAAGGATTATTTTGAATTAAGTAACCGACAAACCTTAGCTCTTAAAGATATGGACGTGTTGCTTATGCGTCAGGATCCGCCATATGACATGAACTATCTTACATATACCTATATGCTTGATAAGATATGCGGTGAAGTTATGGTGGTAAATAATCCTATGCAAGTTAGGAACTGCCCTGAAAAAATATTCGTGACCGATTTTGCCGAATTTATGCCGCCAACTCTGATATCGGCAGATATCAGCTCAATTGAAAATTTTGAAAAAGAACATAAAAAAATAGTCCTAAAACCTCTATACGCACATGGCGGCAGGGACGTTTTCAAGATAGAGAACAACCTAAAAGAAATAGCCGATAAACTCATAGATAAATATAAAACCCCTATCATAGCACAAAAATTCATTGAAAACGTGCATAAAGGGGATAAGAGAATTATCCTGATCGATGGAGAATTTGCAGGTGCGGTAAACAGGATTCCCGAACAGGGAAGTATATTATCGAATTTTGTGCAAGGCGGTCATGGTGAAAAAACAGAGCTTACCGCCCGTGAAAAACAAATCTGTGAATCTCTAAAACCCGAACTTAAAAAGCGTAGGCTTATCTTAACAGGTATAGATGTTATTGACGGTTACCTCACCGAAATAAATGTTACATCGCCAACCGGTATTCAGGCGATAAACAGAATTGAGAATGTTTGTTTAGAATCTATTTTTTGGGACGCTGTTGAAAGAATCTTATAA
- a CDS encoding BON domain-containing protein — translation MKKIIFLIPAMLLTSSCVETAVLGSVATVGTVAVQERTAGKAIDDTSIFWKIKQLYVNDEKSKDLLSGISVEVIEGRVHLTGTVNSTETRIDAVRLAWKPKGVVEVINDITIKDENSLTDIAQNKWIKSQISGRLLLEKGVRSVNYSIEVVDGIVYLMGIAQDANELNKVTTIASMVKGVQKVVNHAILKTDASRS, via the coding sequence ATGAAAAAAATAATATTTTTAATACCGGCAATGCTTTTGACAAGCTCGTGCGTAGAAACGGCGGTGCTGGGTTCGGTAGCAACGGTTGGAACTGTTGCAGTGCAGGAAAGAACCGCAGGAAAAGCAATAGACGATACGTCAATATTCTGGAAAATAAAACAGCTATATGTTAATGATGAAAAATCCAAAGACCTGTTATCGGGCATTTCTGTTGAAGTTATAGAGGGCAGAGTGCATCTTACCGGAACCGTTAATTCCACCGAAACAAGAATAGATGCCGTAAGGCTGGCATGGAAGCCTAAGGGGGTGGTGGAAGTAATTAACGATATTACGATAAAAGATGAAAACAGCCTTACCGATATAGCACAGAACAAATGGATTAAAAGCCAGATATCGGGCAGGTTGCTGCTGGAAAAAGGCGTGCGTTCGGTCAATTACTCCATAGAGGTGGTGGACGGAATCGTTTATCTGATGGGTATAGCTCAGGACGCAAACGAGCTTAACAAGGTAACGACTATTGCAAGTATGGTAAAAGGGGTTCAAAAAGTAGTTAACCATGCTATATTAAAGACTGATGCTAGCAGGTCATAA
- a CDS encoding lipoate-protein ligase B has product MQYLISDGLQDYAESLNLMEKTVAGIISGASDELVWLTEHPPLYTAGSSAAKHDLLEADKFPVYQTGRGGQYTYHGPGQRVVYVMLDLKKRQATDIKAYIFNLEQWIINTLKFFGVDGQIREGRVGIWVENEGTEEKIAAIGIRVRKWVTYHGIAININPDLSHFEGIVPCGISQYGVTSLEKLGINVPKEKVDEVLKREFENIFM; this is encoded by the coding sequence ATGCAATATCTTATAAGTGACGGGTTGCAGGACTATGCCGAATCACTGAATCTTATGGAAAAAACAGTTGCCGGTATTATATCGGGGGCATCTGATGAACTTGTATGGCTTACCGAACATCCGCCTTTATATACGGCAGGAAGCAGTGCTGCGAAGCACGATTTGCTGGAGGCGGATAAATTCCCCGTATATCAAACGGGCAGGGGAGGGCAATATACCTATCACGGTCCGGGGCAAAGGGTGGTATATGTAATGCTGGATTTAAAAAAACGTCAGGCAACGGACATAAAAGCATATATTTTTAATCTGGAACAATGGATAATAAACACCTTAAAGTTTTTTGGTGTGGACGGTCAAATAAGAGAAGGCAGGGTAGGTATCTGGGTAGAAAATGAAGGAACTGAAGAAAAAATAGCAGCAATAGGCATTAGGGTAAGAAAATGGGTTACTTATCACGGTATAGCTATTAATATAAACCCCGACCTTTCCCATTTTGAAGGAATAGTTCCATGCGGCATTTCACAATATGGGGTTACATCTTTGGAAAAATTAGGTATAAATGTTCCTAAAGAAAAAGTTGATGAAGTGTTGAAAAGAGAATTTGAGAATATATTTATGTAG
- the mgtE gene encoding magnesium transporter, with protein sequence MSEEKVEIEKDDASATANESYGISDELSKELLEALEGKQRAVVKGLVDPLHSADIADFIEKISPEQRRSFVKYIRKNFAPEILVEINNSAKEDVIGVLGARKSAEAINTLENDDAVEVMENLTQAGQQVILEEMPENKREQMEESLSFPEDSAGRLLDKKIVCVPEFWTVGQTIDFLRSNKDLPRDFYQIFVSDPKMKPVGGVLLSHIMCSNRSVKIKDIMSENLKTIKANMDQEEVAFIFRQYGLVSAPVVNEDGRMIGIITVDDIVHVIEEEAQEDILRLGGISETDIHTGFAETTMSRFPWLIANLVTAIIASVVIGLFEETIEKLAALAVLMPIVASMGGNAGTQSITVTVRAIATKELTSTNMMRVVKKELLVGGLNGIMFAIITGILSYAWYGSLGLSLVFAIATIFTLLLAGLSGTLVPVGLVKLGVDPAIASSVLLTTITDIVAFGVFLGFATMILF encoded by the coding sequence ATGTCGGAAGAGAAAGTCGAGATAGAAAAAGATGACGCTTCTGCCACGGCTAATGAGTCTTACGGCATTTCAGACGAGCTGTCCAAAGAGTTGCTGGAGGCTTTGGAAGGCAAGCAGCGTGCCGTTGTAAAAGGTCTTGTAGACCCGCTGCATAGTGCGGATATAGCAGATTTCATCGAGAAAATATCGCCCGAACAACGCAGAAGTTTTGTAAAATACATCCGTAAAAATTTTGCCCCAGAGATATTGGTTGAGATAAACAATAGTGCAAAAGAAGATGTAATAGGGGTGTTGGGGGCAAGGAAAAGTGCCGAGGCGATAAATACGCTGGAAAATGACGACGCTGTTGAGGTTATGGAAAACCTGACACAAGCCGGTCAGCAGGTGATTTTGGAAGAAATGCCTGAAAACAAGCGTGAGCAGATGGAAGAGAGCCTGTCTTTCCCTGAAGATAGTGCCGGTCGTTTACTTGACAAGAAGATAGTTTGTGTTCCTGAGTTTTGGACTGTAGGTCAGACTATTGATTTTTTACGCTCTAATAAGGATTTACCTAGGGATTTTTACCAGATATTCGTTTCCGACCCAAAAATGAAGCCTGTCGGCGGAGTTTTACTAAGCCACATCATGTGTTCAAACCGCTCCGTTAAAATAAAAGACATAATGAGCGAAAACCTAAAAACCATAAAGGCGAATATGGATCAGGAGGAGGTGGCATTCATATTCAGGCAGTACGGTCTGGTTTCTGCACCCGTGGTAAATGAAGACGGGCGTATGATAGGTATTATTACCGTTGACGATATCGTACACGTAATAGAAGAAGAGGCTCAGGAAGATATCCTGCGTTTAGGCGGTATATCCGAAACCGACATACATACCGGCTTTGCAGAAACCACCATGAGCCGCTTTCCATGGCTGATAGCCAATTTAGTTACCGCTATAATTGCGTCTGTCGTTATAGGTCTTTTTGAGGAGACCATAGAAAAACTTGCCGCCCTTGCTGTGTTGATGCCGATAGTTGCCTCAATGGGAGGCAATGCCGGAACCCAGTCAATTACCGTTACCGTGCGTGCTATTGCCACTAAAGAACTGACATCAACCAACATGATGCGTGTGGTAAAAAAAGAGTTACTCGTAGGTGGGCTAAACGGGATAATGTTCGCTATAATAACCGGTATATTGTCTTATGCGTGGTATGGAAGTTTGGGGTTAAGCCTTGTATTTGCCATTGCTACCATATTTACGTTGCTGCTTGCAGGGTTATCAGGCACTTTAGTTCCTGTAGGGCTGGTTAAACTTGGCGTTGACCCTGCAATAGCATCAAGCGTTTTGCTTACTACCATTACCGATATAGTGGCTTTCGGAGTGTTTTTGGGCTTTGCTACTATGATCTTGTTTTAA